From one Microlunatus sp. Gsoil 973 genomic stretch:
- the tyrS gene encoding tyrosine--tRNA ligase — MGILDTLTWRGLLADCTDEQALREHLDAGPVTFYIGFDPTAPSLHFGNLVQLIVARHLQDAGHNPLILVGGSTGLIGDPKETAERVLNSKETVAGWVDQIREQVSRYVRFDGPNPARVVNNLDWTGNVPVLDFLRDIGKHFPVNRMLAREVVRKRLESGISYTEFSYVLLQAFDYLNLYRQYGCTLQFGGSDQWGNITAGVELVRRSDGGKVHAIATPLLTKADGTKFGKTEGGSIWLSPDLTSPFAFHQFFLNAEDEKVIEYLKVFSPRSQEEIAELERQTREKPHLRLAQHALADDVTDLVHSPADTKAANEAAEALFGRSELGSLSAAVLRDVAAELDAAELKCDGDLPTFVDAMEAARVVASRSAARRAIAEGGAYLNNEKVTDPDRRLQPTDLLAGEYVIVRRGKKTVGAVRVLA, encoded by the coding sequence GTGGGAATCCTCGACACATTGACCTGGCGGGGCCTGCTCGCCGACTGCACCGACGAACAGGCACTGCGTGAGCACCTCGACGCAGGGCCGGTGACGTTCTATATCGGGTTCGATCCCACGGCGCCCAGCCTGCATTTCGGCAACCTGGTGCAACTGATCGTCGCCCGCCACCTGCAGGACGCGGGACACAACCCACTGATCCTCGTCGGCGGGTCGACGGGACTGATCGGCGACCCGAAGGAGACCGCCGAACGGGTGCTGAACTCCAAGGAGACGGTTGCCGGCTGGGTCGACCAGATCCGGGAGCAGGTGAGCAGATACGTCCGCTTCGACGGCCCGAATCCGGCCCGGGTGGTGAACAACCTGGACTGGACCGGGAATGTGCCGGTGCTGGACTTCCTGCGGGACATCGGCAAGCACTTCCCCGTCAACCGGATGCTGGCCAGGGAGGTCGTCCGGAAGCGGCTGGAATCGGGCATCTCCTACACGGAGTTCTCCTACGTCCTGCTGCAGGCGTTCGATTACCTCAACCTCTACCGGCAGTACGGCTGCACACTGCAGTTCGGTGGCAGCGACCAGTGGGGCAACATCACCGCCGGTGTCGAACTGGTCCGCCGATCCGACGGTGGAAAGGTGCACGCTATCGCCACGCCGTTGCTGACGAAGGCCGACGGAACGAAATTCGGCAAGACCGAGGGCGGGTCGATCTGGCTGAGTCCGGACCTGACCAGCCCGTTCGCCTTCCACCAGTTCTTCCTGAACGCCGAGGACGAGAAGGTCATCGAATACCTGAAGGTGTTCAGTCCGCGCAGTCAGGAGGAGATCGCCGAACTCGAACGGCAGACCCGGGAGAAGCCGCACCTGCGGCTGGCCCAGCATGCGCTCGCCGACGATGTGACCGACCTGGTGCATTCCCCGGCCGACACCAAGGCGGCCAACGAGGCTGCTGAAGCACTGTTCGGCAGATCCGAACTGGGCTCGTTGTCCGCTGCTGTGCTCCGCGACGTCGCCGCTGAGCTGGATGCGGCGGAACTGAAGTGCGACGGGGACCTGCCGACGTTCGTCGACGCCATGGAAGCGGCCCGCGTCGTGGCCAGCAGATCCGCCGCCCGGCGGGCGATAGCCGAGGGTGGCGCGTATCTGAACAACGAGAAGGTCACCGATCCGGATCGCCGGCTGCAGCCCACCGATCTGCTCGCCGGGGAGTACGTCATCGTTCGGCGCGGCAAGAAGACCGTCGGCGCCGTGCGCGTCCTGGCCTGA
- the argH gene encoding argininosuccinate lyase — protein sequence MFALSRSTHFDWRLARYDIAGSRAHAGALHRAGLLTDDEHDAMITALDRLEAAVVDGSFTPAETDEDVHGALERGLLEIAGPELGGRLRAGRSRNDQIATLLRMYLRDAMAMMRAEVGDLITALHDQAERHLGAPMPGRTHLQHAQPVLLSHHLLAHAWPLVRDLERIRDLDHRLAVSPYGSAALAGTSLGLDPELTARDLGFAGSVANSIDGTAARDLAAEAAYVLAQIGVDLSRLSEDVILWATHDFGYAKLDDAWATGSSIMPQKKNPDVAELARGKAGRLIGNLAGLLATLKGLPLAYNRDLQEDKEPLFDSIDQLLVLLPAVTGMVSTLTFDTARMATEAPQGFSLATDVADWLVRRRVPFREAHEISGACVRYCEQRDIELSDLTPEQLAGIDARLTPEVRAVLTVQGSIDARNGRGGTATARVAEQLTEIAERLDRLRH from the coding sequence ATGTTCGCGCTGAGCAGGTCGACCCACTTCGACTGGCGGCTGGCCCGCTACGACATCGCAGGATCCCGCGCCCACGCCGGCGCGCTGCACCGCGCCGGGCTGCTCACCGACGACGAACACGACGCGATGATCACAGCCCTCGACCGGCTCGAAGCCGCAGTGGTCGACGGCAGCTTCACTCCGGCGGAGACCGACGAGGACGTACACGGTGCGCTGGAACGCGGACTGTTGGAGATCGCCGGTCCCGAGTTGGGGGGCAGGCTGCGCGCCGGCAGGTCACGCAACGACCAGATCGCCACGCTGCTGCGGATGTACCTGCGCGACGCGATGGCCATGATGCGCGCCGAGGTCGGTGATCTGATCACGGCGCTGCACGATCAGGCCGAACGCCATCTCGGCGCACCGATGCCGGGCCGGACCCACCTGCAGCATGCCCAGCCCGTCCTGCTGTCCCATCACCTGCTGGCCCACGCCTGGCCCCTGGTCCGCGACCTGGAACGGATCCGGGACCTCGATCACCGGCTGGCGGTGAGTCCGTACGGCTCCGCAGCGCTGGCCGGCACGTCGCTCGGGCTCGACCCGGAGCTGACCGCGCGCGACCTGGGTTTCGCCGGCAGCGTCGCCAACTCGATCGACGGCACGGCCGCCCGGGACCTGGCCGCCGAGGCCGCGTACGTGCTGGCCCAGATCGGCGTCGACCTGTCCCGGCTCAGCGAGGACGTGATCCTGTGGGCGACCCACGACTTCGGTTACGCGAAGCTGGACGACGCCTGGGCGACCGGGTCGTCGATCATGCCGCAGAAGAAGAACCCCGACGTCGCCGAACTGGCCCGCGGCAAGGCCGGCCGACTGATCGGCAATCTCGCCGGCCTGCTGGCGACGCTCAAGGGCCTGCCACTGGCGTACAACCGGGATCTCCAGGAGGACAAGGAACCGCTGTTCGACTCGATCGACCAGTTGCTGGTGCTGCTGCCCGCGGTGACCGGGATGGTGAGCACGCTGACCTTCGACACCGCCAGGATGGCGACCGAGGCGCCGCAGGGATTTTCGCTGGCCACCGACGTCGCCGACTGGCTGGTTCGGCGACGGGTGCCCTTCAGGGAGGCGCACGAGATCTCCGGAGCCTGTGTCCGCTACTGCGAACAGCGCGACATCGAGCTGTCCGACCTGACGCCGGAACAACTGGCCGGGATCGACGCGAGACTGACGCCCGAGGTGCGGGCGGTGCTGACGGTCCAGGGGTCGATCGACGCCCGGAACGGGCGCGGTGGCACCGCGACGGCGCGGGTGGCCGAGCAGCTGACCGAAATCGCCGAACGGCTCGACCGACTCCGCCACTAG
- a CDS encoding arginine repressor, whose translation MTDTTRTISKSARHARIIALLERHQVRSQSELAELLAADGVSVTQGTLSRDLLDLGALRVRGQDGQLIYAVPGEGGDRTPLVGEQTAFNDRLARLCGEIMVSAEASANLVVVRTPPGAAQYFASAVDRAGWPNILGTIAGDDTILLITREPDGGQAIADQLTRLSSR comes from the coding sequence ATGACCGACACGACCCGGACGATCAGCAAGTCCGCCCGGCACGCCCGGATCATCGCCCTGTTGGAGCGCCACCAGGTGCGATCCCAGTCCGAACTCGCCGAACTGCTGGCGGCCGACGGTGTGTCGGTGACCCAGGGCACGCTGTCCCGCGACCTGCTCGATCTGGGCGCGCTCCGGGTTCGCGGTCAGGACGGACAGTTGATCTACGCAGTGCCGGGCGAGGGCGGCGACCGGACACCGCTGGTGGGGGAGCAGACGGCCTTCAACGACCGGTTGGCCCGATTGTGCGGGGAGATCATGGTCTCGGCCGAGGCCTCCGCGAACCTCGTCGTGGTACGGACACCCCCGGGCGCGGCCCAGTATTTCGCCTCGGCCGTCGATCGGGCCGGCTGGCCCAACATTCTGGGCACCATCGCCGGCGACGACACCATCTTGTTGATCACCCGCGAGCCCGACGGCGGCCAGGCGATCGCCGACCAGCTGACCCGGTTGAGCAGCCGCTGA
- the argF gene encoding ornithine carbamoyltransferase produces the protein MTEQTTAGIRHFLADDDLSPAEQAEVLELAAALKAAPYDSKPLAGPVSVATIFDKPTLRTQSSFAAGIAELGGFPLQVDGNLAGIGVRESIPDVARILGRQVGMIVWRTYGQQRIVELARYAGVPVVNALTDDYHPCQLLADLLTVAEHKGRLAGLTVAFLGDAACNMGNSWALAGATAGMHVRFGAPEGYRPDPAVLTRAAAIAGRTGATIGIDHDPIKTAAGADVVVTDTWVSMGKEDEAAAREAVFRPYAVTSELISHASPDAIVLHCLPAYRGKEISAEVLDGPQSVIWDEAENRRHAQKAIMTWLWRRRPADPEHTADHGAAEDPRR, from the coding sequence ATGACCGAGCAGACCACCGCCGGCATTCGCCACTTCCTGGCCGACGACGATCTCAGCCCGGCCGAGCAGGCCGAGGTTCTTGAGCTTGCCGCCGCGCTCAAGGCCGCACCGTACGACTCCAAGCCGCTGGCCGGCCCGGTGAGCGTGGCGACGATCTTCGACAAGCCGACCTTGCGTACCCAGTCCTCGTTCGCGGCAGGCATCGCCGAACTCGGCGGCTTTCCGCTGCAGGTCGACGGGAACCTCGCCGGTATCGGCGTCCGGGAATCGATTCCCGACGTGGCCAGGATCCTCGGCCGCCAGGTGGGCATGATCGTCTGGCGCACCTACGGTCAGCAGCGGATCGTCGAACTGGCCAGGTACGCCGGCGTTCCGGTGGTCAACGCCCTGACAGACGACTACCACCCGTGCCAGCTGTTGGCCGACCTGCTCACGGTCGCCGAGCACAAGGGCCGACTCGCCGGCCTGACGGTGGCGTTCCTCGGCGATGCCGCGTGCAACATGGGCAACTCCTGGGCCCTCGCCGGTGCCACCGCTGGGATGCACGTCCGTTTCGGCGCACCGGAGGGCTACAGGCCGGATCCTGCGGTGTTGACCCGGGCCGCTGCCATCGCCGGCAGGACAGGCGCGACCATCGGCATCGACCATGATCCGATCAAGACCGCCGCCGGCGCCGATGTCGTTGTCACCGACACCTGGGTGTCGATGGGCAAGGAGGACGAGGCGGCCGCCCGGGAAGCCGTCTTCCGGCCCTACGCGGTGACCAGCGAGTTGATCAGCCATGCGAGTCCGGACGCGATCGTGCTGCACTGTCTGCCCGCGTACCGGGGCAAGGAGATCTCCGCCGAGGTACTCGACGGACCGCAGTCGGTGATCTGGGACGAGGCCGAGAATCGCCGGCACGCGCAGAAGGCGATCATGACGTGGCTGTGGCGGCGGCGCCCCGCGGATCCGGAGCACACCGCCGACCATGGTGCCGCGGAGGATCCGCGACGATGA
- a CDS encoding acetylornithine transaminase, with amino-acid sequence MAAPQRGGSAAILDSYSHTLMNTFGTPKRVFVRGEGCYVWDADGRRHLDLLSGLAVNALGHAHPTVLSAITGQIATLGHVSNFFATPAQVALAERLTRLVAGDSGVETRVFFTNSGTEANEAAFKITRQTGRTKIISTEGSFHGRSMGALAITHNEKYRKPFEPLPGDVEFVPYGDVDALQAAVDGRTAAVVLEPIQGENGIVVPPDGYLAAARRITAAAGALLWVDEVQTGMGRTGRWLDSSREDIVPDIVTLAKGLGNGFPIGACLALGRAAGLLGPGSHGSTFGGNPVAAIAGLAVIAVIERDQLLQNAMVTGDQLATGITALGHPLIDHVRGRGLLRGVVLTRDIAAAVSDAALDAGYIINAPRPNVLRIAPPLIITADQIAGFIEALPGFLDDAQGAA; translated from the coding sequence CTGGCCGCCCCGCAACGGGGTGGCTCGGCGGCGATCCTGGACAGCTACAGCCACACCCTGATGAACACCTTCGGCACGCCGAAGCGGGTGTTCGTCCGTGGCGAGGGCTGCTATGTCTGGGACGCCGACGGGCGACGGCACCTCGATCTGCTCTCCGGCCTGGCCGTCAACGCCCTCGGTCATGCCCATCCCACCGTGTTGTCGGCGATCACCGGCCAGATCGCCACGCTTGGCCACGTCTCGAACTTCTTCGCCACGCCGGCCCAGGTGGCGCTGGCGGAACGGCTCACCCGACTGGTCGCCGGTGACAGCGGTGTGGAGACCCGGGTGTTCTTCACCAACTCCGGGACCGAGGCCAACGAGGCGGCCTTCAAGATCACCCGGCAGACCGGACGGACCAAGATCATCTCGACCGAGGGGTCCTTCCACGGCCGGTCGATGGGTGCCCTTGCCATCACCCACAACGAGAAGTACCGCAAGCCCTTCGAGCCGTTGCCCGGAGACGTGGAGTTCGTCCCGTACGGCGATGTGGATGCGCTGCAGGCCGCCGTCGACGGCCGGACCGCAGCCGTGGTCCTGGAACCGATCCAGGGGGAGAACGGCATCGTGGTGCCACCGGACGGCTACCTGGCCGCGGCACGCCGGATCACCGCCGCGGCCGGTGCACTGTTGTGGGTGGACGAGGTGCAGACCGGGATGGGCCGCACCGGCCGGTGGCTGGATTCCAGCCGCGAGGACATCGTTCCCGACATCGTCACGCTCGCCAAGGGCCTGGGCAACGGCTTCCCGATCGGCGCCTGCCTCGCGCTCGGTCGCGCCGCCGGCCTGCTCGGGCCGGGCAGCCACGGCTCGACCTTCGGCGGCAACCCCGTGGCGGCCATCGCCGGTCTCGCCGTGATCGCGGTGATCGAACGGGATCAACTGCTGCAGAACGCCATGGTGACGGGCGACCAGTTGGCCACCGGGATCACCGCCCTCGGTCACCCGCTGATCGATCATGTCCGCGGCCGCGGCCTGCTGCGTGGCGTGGTGCTCACCCGCGACATCGCGGCCGCCGTCAGCGACGCGGCGTTGGACGCCGGCTACATCATCAACGCGCCCCGTCCGAACGTGCTGCGGATCGCACCCCCGCTGATCATCACCGCAGACCAGATCGCGGGTTTCATCGAGGCACTGCCCGGTTTCCTCGACGACGCACAAGGAGCAGCCTGA
- the argB gene encoding acetylglutamate kinase — protein sequence MTIIRKAEKLSLVEKASILTEALPWLETYAGRTVVIKYGGNAMIDEDLKRAFAQDIVFMKRCGVHPVVVHGGGPQISTMLQRLGIPSEFKAGLRVTTPEAMEIVRMVLVGQVGRDLVGLINQQSALAVGMSGEDGGLFTATRKKALVDGEEIDLGLVGEVTTVRTEAINGLITAGRIPVVASIAPDRNGVVHNVNADTAAAALAVALKAERMVMLTDVEGLYADWPNSNDVIKELSASQLRQMLPRLESGMAPKMEACLNAVEGGLTRATVTDGRVPHALLLEIFTNAGIGTMVTQDGLIRLGSRVFPASEGIPPEEYANGEFGVLVPEDHEPTNDLNEVRP from the coding sequence GTGACCATCATCCGGAAGGCCGAGAAGCTCTCCCTGGTGGAGAAGGCGTCCATCCTGACCGAGGCGCTGCCCTGGTTGGAGACCTATGCCGGCAGGACCGTCGTGATCAAGTACGGCGGCAACGCCATGATCGACGAGGACCTGAAGCGGGCCTTCGCCCAGGACATCGTCTTCATGAAACGCTGCGGCGTGCATCCGGTGGTCGTGCACGGCGGCGGACCGCAGATCTCCACCATGCTGCAACGGCTCGGTATCCCGTCGGAGTTCAAGGCGGGGCTACGGGTCACCACGCCCGAGGCGATGGAGATCGTCCGGATGGTGCTGGTCGGCCAGGTCGGCCGTGACCTGGTCGGGCTGATCAACCAGCAGAGCGCGCTGGCCGTCGGCATGTCCGGCGAGGACGGCGGCCTCTTCACTGCAACCCGCAAGAAGGCCCTCGTCGACGGCGAAGAGATCGATCTCGGTCTGGTCGGCGAGGTGACGACGGTCCGCACCGAGGCGATCAACGGCCTGATCACCGCCGGACGGATCCCGGTCGTCGCCAGCATCGCCCCGGACCGCAACGGCGTGGTGCACAACGTCAACGCCGACACGGCCGCCGCCGCGCTCGCCGTGGCGCTGAAGGCCGAGCGGATGGTGATGCTGACCGACGTCGAGGGCCTGTACGCCGACTGGCCGAACAGCAACGACGTGATCAAGGAACTCTCCGCATCGCAACTCAGGCAGATGCTGCCGAGACTCGAGTCCGGGATGGCACCCAAGATGGAGGCGTGTCTGAACGCAGTCGAGGGCGGCCTGACTCGGGCAACCGTCACCGACGGCCGCGTTCCACACGCGCTGTTGTTGGAGATCTTCACCAACGCCGGCATCGGCACCATGGTCACCCAGGACGGGTTGATCAGATTGGGTAGCCGCGTTTTCCCTGCGTCCGAAGGCATTCCGCCCGAGGAGTACGCCAACGGAGAGTTCGGCGTGCTCGTCCCCGAAGATCATGAACCGACCAACGACCTGAACGAGGTGCGCCCGTGA
- the argJ gene encoding bifunctional glutamate N-acetyltransferase/amino-acid acetyltransferase ArgJ: protein MSVTAARGFAATGLPAGIKPSGNADLALVRNLGPDFTAAAVFTSNRIKAAPVLWSEQVIKDGSLQAVILNSGGANACTGPDGFADTHSTAERLASQLGVGAVDIAVCSTGVIGNRLPVDKITAAIPTLVDQATEDGGAAAAEAIMTTDTRAKQATATGDGWTIGGMAKGAGMLAPGLATMLVVITTDAVINSAVLDTALRRATRLTFDRVDSDGAMSTNDTVIVMSSGASGVDADPAEFTDRLTAVCADLARQLVADAEGATHDIAITVSGAASQEDAVIVGRSIARNSLFKCAMFGNDPYWGRVLAALGTTSATFEPDAVDVSFNGVLLSRNGYGVPDATVDISAQREIRVDIDLHAGDQTATIWTNDLTYDYVKENAEYLS, encoded by the coding sequence ATGAGCGTGACCGCAGCCAGGGGGTTCGCGGCAACCGGCCTGCCCGCCGGGATCAAGCCGTCCGGCAACGCCGATCTCGCCCTGGTCCGCAATCTCGGTCCGGACTTCACCGCGGCCGCGGTCTTCACCTCCAACCGGATCAAGGCGGCGCCGGTGCTCTGGTCGGAGCAGGTGATCAAGGACGGGTCGTTGCAGGCGGTCATCCTGAACTCCGGCGGCGCCAACGCGTGCACCGGTCCGGACGGTTTCGCCGACACGCACAGCACGGCCGAACGGTTGGCATCCCAGCTCGGCGTGGGCGCCGTCGACATCGCGGTCTGCTCCACCGGCGTGATCGGCAACCGACTGCCGGTGGACAAGATCACGGCGGCCATCCCGACCCTGGTCGACCAGGCCACCGAGGACGGTGGAGCCGCCGCCGCGGAGGCGATCATGACCACAGACACCCGGGCCAAACAGGCGACCGCGACCGGCGACGGCTGGACGATCGGCGGCATGGCCAAGGGTGCCGGCATGCTCGCGCCCGGGCTCGCCACGATGCTCGTCGTGATCACCACCGACGCAGTGATCAACTCCGCCGTCCTGGACACAGCGCTCCGCCGAGCCACCCGGCTCACCTTCGACCGGGTGGACAGTGATGGTGCGATGTCCACCAACGACACGGTGATCGTGATGAGCAGCGGCGCCTCGGGCGTCGACGCCGATCCGGCGGAGTTCACCGACCGCCTGACGGCGGTGTGTGCCGATCTGGCCCGCCAGCTGGTGGCCGATGCCGAGGGCGCCACCCATGACATCGCGATCACCGTCTCGGGTGCTGCAAGTCAGGAGGACGCCGTGATCGTCGGCCGGAGCATTGCCCGGAACAGCCTGTTCAAGTGCGCGATGTTCGGCAACGATCCCTACTGGGGCAGGGTTCTCGCCGCTCTCGGCACCACCTCGGCCACCTTCGAACCCGATGCCGTCGACGTGTCCTTCAACGGCGTACTGCTCAGCCGCAACGGGTACGGCGTACCGGACGCGACCGTCGACATCAGCGCCCAGCGCGAGATCCGTGTCGACATCGATCTGCACGCCGGCGACCAGACAGCGACGATCTGGACCAACGATCTGACGTACGACTACGTCAAGGAGAACGCGGAGTACCTGTCGTGA
- the argC gene encoding N-acetyl-gamma-glutamyl-phosphate reductase, which translates to MKYRAAVAGATGYAGGELLRLLLAHPNIEVGAVTAARSAGSLLGEHHPHLVPLADRVVEPTDAEHLAGHDIVFLALPHGASGEIAARLGPDVLVVDCAADHRLADPAKWQHYYHSDHAGTWPYGLPELPGQRDRLAHTKRISVPGCNPTASTLALLPAVTAGLISCDDVVVVLATAPSGAGKKLATTYLASEIMGSATPYQVGGIHRHTPEMEQNLIACGAADPHVSFTPMLVPMTRGILATCTARLSDPSITADDVYAAYQKAYATEAFVHLLPAGVWPQTQATLGANIAHIQATVDPHTGRLVAIAAIDNLAKGTAGAAVQCTNLALGLDETTGLTTIGVAP; encoded by the coding sequence ATCAAGTACAGGGCAGCGGTGGCCGGGGCGACCGGGTACGCCGGCGGCGAGCTGCTGCGGCTGCTGCTCGCGCATCCCAACATCGAGGTCGGCGCGGTGACCGCGGCCAGGAGCGCCGGCAGTCTGCTCGGCGAACACCATCCGCATCTGGTGCCGCTGGCCGATCGCGTGGTCGAGCCGACCGACGCGGAGCACCTGGCCGGACATGACATCGTCTTCCTTGCGCTGCCCCACGGCGCGTCCGGTGAGATCGCTGCACGGCTGGGCCCGGACGTCCTCGTCGTCGACTGTGCCGCCGACCACCGGCTGGCCGACCCGGCGAAATGGCAGCACTACTACCACTCCGACCATGCCGGGACCTGGCCGTACGGCCTGCCCGAGCTCCCTGGTCAGCGCGACAGACTGGCGCACACGAAGCGGATCTCGGTTCCCGGCTGCAATCCGACCGCCTCGACACTGGCCCTGTTGCCGGCCGTCACCGCCGGGCTGATCTCCTGCGACGATGTCGTGGTCGTCCTCGCGACCGCCCCCTCGGGCGCCGGCAAGAAGCTGGCCACCACCTACCTGGCCTCGGAGATCATGGGCTCGGCGACGCCGTACCAGGTCGGCGGGATCCATCGGCACACCCCCGAGATGGAACAGAACCTGATCGCCTGCGGTGCCGCCGACCCGCACGTCTCGTTCACACCGATGCTGGTCCCGATGACGCGCGGCATCCTGGCCACCTGTACGGCCAGACTCAGCGATCCGTCGATCACCGCCGACGATGTGTACGCCGCCTACCAGAAGGCGTACGCGACGGAGGCGTTCGTCCACCTACTGCCGGCCGGCGTCTGGCCGCAGACCCAGGCCACCCTCGGCGCCAACATCGCGCACATCCAGGCCACCGTCGACCCACACACCGGACGGCTTGTGGCGATCGCCGCCATCGACAACCTTGCCAAGGGCACGGCCGGCGCCGCCGTCCAGTGCACCAACCTCGCGCTCGGCCTCGACGAGACCACCGGGCTGACCACGATCGGAGTCGCTCCATGA
- a CDS encoding type IV toxin-antitoxin system AbiEi family antitoxin domain-containing protein yields the protein MTNPGSSIFPAWHADPRLPTDRPFTAAQARHLGVDGNVLARLVRQGLLRRVLHGVYVDACVPDSIDERARALALAVPEAAVITDATAAWLYGVDLFPGGSMGPMPRVQYFRHPDHTRVRRKQVQGGRRMLDDADLVSIGPVLVTSPLRTACDLGRSLRREKALAGLDALLRLGGFTAAELDAQLRRFRGRRGVVQLRELVPLADGRAESVRESELRLLWIDAGLPKPDLQISVLHRPGREPFRLDLGDARVKYAAEYDGEEWHSTPEQIARDAWRRELIRGEGWTIDVFGNADLHRWSAMDRLKDGYRRAAERAERRAAGDRSDAEAAMRAFGLPRHADSFLMSSEVAGLVRDPYGLYGVSEVSRSDRS from the coding sequence ATGACGAATCCTGGATCCTCGATCTTTCCCGCCTGGCACGCGGACCCGCGGCTGCCGACCGACCGTCCGTTCACCGCCGCTCAAGCCCGCCACCTCGGGGTGGACGGCAACGTTCTGGCCCGGCTCGTCCGGCAGGGTCTCCTCCGCCGTGTGCTCCACGGCGTGTACGTCGACGCCTGCGTGCCGGACTCGATCGACGAGCGTGCCCGGGCCCTCGCCCTCGCCGTACCGGAGGCCGCGGTGATCACCGACGCAACGGCCGCCTGGCTGTACGGAGTGGATCTCTTCCCGGGAGGCAGCATGGGCCCGATGCCCCGCGTGCAGTACTTCCGGCATCCCGATCACACCCGGGTACGCAGGAAGCAGGTGCAGGGTGGCCGCCGGATGCTCGACGACGCTGATCTTGTCTCGATCGGTCCGGTACTGGTCACGTCACCTCTGCGGACCGCCTGTGATCTCGGTCGATCCCTGCGACGGGAGAAGGCACTGGCCGGGCTGGACGCGTTGCTGCGACTGGGAGGATTCACCGCGGCCGAACTCGACGCCCAGCTCCGACGGTTCCGGGGCCGCCGGGGAGTCGTCCAACTGCGCGAACTCGTTCCGCTGGCTGACGGTCGCGCGGAATCGGTACGCGAGTCGGAGCTGCGTCTGCTGTGGATCGATGCCGGGCTGCCCAAGCCCGACCTGCAGATCTCGGTGCTGCATCGGCCAGGCCGCGAACCGTTCCGCCTGGATCTCGGCGATGCCAGGGTCAAGTACGCAGCCGAGTACGACGGCGAGGAATGGCACTCGACTCCGGAACAGATCGCCCGTGACGCATGGCGCCGGGAGTTGATCCGCGGCGAGGGATGGACGATCGACGTCTTCGGGAACGCGGACCTGCACCGCTGGAGCGCGATGGACCGGCTGAAGGACGGCTATCGCCGCGCGGCTGAGCGGGCCGAACGAAGAGCCGCCGGCGACCGGTCCGACGCCGAGGCCGCGATGCGGGCGTTCGGCCTGCCGCGCCATGCCGACAGCTTCCTGATGTCATCCGAAGTCGCCGGTCTGGTCAGGGATCCGTACGGATTGTACGGGGTGAGCGAGGTCAGCCGGAGCGATCGATCCTGA